In the genome of Candidatus Zixiibacteriota bacterium, one region contains:
- a CDS encoding TIGR03960 family B12-binding radical SAM protein → MENLKTRIDTELLPYILKPGRLIGNELGAVEPNGDDKISVALAYPDLYDLGMSNLGLSILYHIINSRPNGQAERVFAVTEDVFELMTEKHIPLFSLESKRPVKEFDLLGFNAATELTLTNILAMLDLAGIPLTSPERNENDPLVVIGGGCAFNPEPMADFADFFFLGDAEEAITEIIDCLKTNRDKNRSEKLFELSQIEGVYVPSYYSAHYDQDGKFAGLEVIRQGAPAKIKARTVEKLKDDFYPATPLVPAVEVAHDRLAVEIMRGCGHACRFCQATVIYRPARRRKVDDIVRQVEVNLANSGYNEVTLLSLSSGDYRDIETLVARLAKRLKKNRITISLPSLRISSMSLELAELVTSNRKTGLTFAPEAGTDRLRKVINKPLREEVLVDVLTEAFNKGWMTIKLYFMIGLPTETDEDLTAITDLLNKLSRISRKFKGRRNINVTLSPFCPKPHTPWQWERQAEIDEIYEKQRLLKKTIRGRNVNLKFHDPHITWLEGVLGRGDRRLGKVILRAYRMGAKMDGWSESFQFETWQKAFEDEQIDPCMYLNAKSTSQPLPWDHIEKGLSKETLIKQLTVSRGLTDVVTSLDRDNNQSGEKVSAENASSASGISYGRAPKALKPQADKTVPQSRLRIRWGRSGPSRFLSHLDNMRAIERALRRANLPLAYSQGHKPHPKLSYGPPLALGFTSEAEYLDIQLEVPAQNYMLEKLSRKFPPDFQLYESKTVFGKATSLSSQLNLAVYQIKVDRPVDELLLKTDRILTADVITIQRETKSGQQELDIRRGIIDLKAEKISEASTLLTLETAMADLGFVKVQEVLEFGYGFNTEEIMGFTIHRKNMFRLEDGRRFDPFELL, encoded by the coding sequence TTGGAAAACCTCAAAACACGCATAGACACAGAGCTTCTCCCGTATATACTCAAGCCGGGAAGGCTTATAGGCAACGAATTGGGCGCAGTCGAGCCGAACGGTGATGATAAAATCTCGGTCGCGCTGGCATATCCGGATTTGTATGACCTGGGGATGTCGAATCTCGGTTTATCGATTCTATACCATATAATCAACAGCAGACCCAACGGGCAAGCCGAGAGGGTTTTTGCGGTGACCGAGGATGTTTTTGAGCTGATGACCGAAAAGCATATACCGCTTTTTTCGCTCGAATCCAAGCGTCCTGTTAAAGAGTTTGATCTGCTCGGATTTAACGCCGCTACCGAATTGACTTTAACTAATATACTCGCCATGCTTGACCTGGCTGGTATTCCTCTGACCTCGCCTGAACGAAATGAGAACGATCCGCTGGTTGTGATCGGTGGTGGATGCGCCTTTAATCCGGAGCCGATGGCCGACTTCGCCGATTTCTTTTTCCTCGGTGATGCCGAAGAAGCGATTACGGAAATCATCGATTGTCTGAAAACAAACCGTGACAAAAACAGATCAGAGAAACTCTTCGAATTATCACAAATCGAAGGTGTTTACGTCCCTTCGTACTATTCAGCACACTATGACCAGGACGGTAAATTTGCCGGGCTGGAAGTTATCAGGCAGGGAGCACCTGCGAAAATCAAAGCTCGTACTGTCGAAAAGTTAAAGGACGATTTTTATCCCGCCACTCCCCTGGTCCCCGCGGTCGAAGTCGCCCATGACCGCCTGGCAGTAGAAATCATGCGCGGATGCGGTCATGCCTGCAGGTTTTGCCAGGCCACGGTTATATATCGACCGGCCCGCAGGCGTAAAGTCGATGACATCGTACGACAGGTCGAAGTTAATCTTGCCAACAGCGGTTACAACGAGGTCACTCTGCTATCACTATCGTCGGGAGACTACCGCGATATAGAAACGCTTGTGGCACGACTTGCCAAACGGCTCAAAAAGAATCGCATTACTATCTCGCTACCATCTTTGCGCATCTCGAGTATGTCGTTAGAACTGGCCGAACTTGTCACTTCTAATCGCAAGACCGGGCTGACGTTCGCGCCTGAAGCAGGTACCGATCGTTTACGCAAAGTGATCAATAAACCGCTGAGAGAAGAAGTTTTGGTCGACGTCTTGACGGAAGCTTTCAACAAAGGCTGGATGACGATCAAGCTGTACTTCATGATTGGACTGCCAACTGAAACCGATGAAGACCTGACGGCTATTACCGACCTGCTCAACAAGCTCTCACGTATCTCCCGAAAATTCAAAGGTCGACGCAACATCAATGTCACCCTATCCCCCTTCTGTCCCAAACCACATACTCCCTGGCAGTGGGAACGGCAGGCCGAGATCGACGAGATCTATGAGAAGCAGAGGCTGTTGAAGAAGACCATCCGCGGAAGAAACGTAAACCTTAAATTTCACGATCCTCATATCACCTGGCTCGAGGGAGTCCTGGGACGGGGTGACCGACGGCTCGGAAAAGTTATCCTGCGGGCCTACCGTATGGGAGCGAAAATGGATGGCTGGAGCGAGTCATTTCAATTCGAGACCTGGCAGAAAGCTTTTGAAGATGAGCAGATTGACCCGTGTATGTATCTCAATGCGAAATCGACTTCACAACCTCTGCCCTGGGATCATATCGAAAAAGGCTTATCCAAAGAGACATTGATAAAACAACTGACTGTTTCGCGGGGTTTGACAGATGTTGTAACCTCGCTCGACCGCGATAACAATCAAAGCGGGGAAAAAGTATCAGCAGAGAACGCCTCCTCAGCTTCCGGTATCAGCTACGGGCGGGCTCCCAAAGCCCTCAAGCCACAGGCCGATAAAACCGTCCCGCAGAGCAGGCTCAGGATACGCTGGGGGCGAAGCGGCCCCTCGAGGTTTTTGTCACATCTCGACAATATGCGCGCGATTGAACGAGCACTCCGGCGCGCCAACCTGCCCCTTGCATATTCCCAGGGCCATAAACCCCATCCGAAGCTGAGTTATGGTCCCCCGCTGGCGCTTGGATTTACCTCCGAAGCTGAATACCTGGATATCCAGCTTGAAGTCCCGGCCCAGAACTATATGCTCGAAAAATTGTCCCGAAAATTCCCACCTGATTTTCAGCTCTATGAGAGTAAGACCGTCTTTGGCAAAGCGACATCGTTGTCTTCACAGTTGAACCTGGCAGTCTACCAGATCAAGGTCGATCGTCCTGTTGATGAATTGCTTCTTAAAACCGATCGGATCCTGACCGCTGACGTAATTACTATTCAGCGTGAGACTAAAAGCGGCCAGCAGGAATTAGACATTCGCCGGGGAATTATCGACCTTAAAGCCGAGAAAATTTCTGAAGCCAGTACCCTGTTAACATTAGAAACCGCCATGGCCGACCTTGGTTTCGTCAAGGTTCAGGAAGTTCTCGAATTCGGCTACGGTTTCAA